The genome window AGTAATCCTTTGTAGAAAAAGGGATTTTTGCTATATTTTTTAGCGACTTATCGAAAAAAAATGTGCAACTGCTTCAACTAACCGCATCCGAACGGAGAATCGTATGATCAAACTTAAGCCATTCAATGTGCTGCATTGGGTGTATTTTTTACTCTCAACTGTAATCAGCTTGTATCTGTTCAGCCAGCCTGCGACAAATGTGATGGCGGATTGGCCCGGCGTTGTGCAGTTTGTGCGCTCTGCACTGTTGATGTTTGCATTGTATCTGATGTTCCAAAAATTATTTGAGATGGAGCTACACACAAAAATAATTTTGGGGATGATTCTCGGTGGATTTGCGGGATTTATTTACGGTAACGAAATTGTGGAAGTAAAGCCGGTTGGAACGGCGTTTATTCGGTTGATCCAAATGATTGTTGTGCCGTTGGTGCTGGCATCGCTGATCAGCGGAACCGCCAGTCTCGGCGATATCAAAAAAATGAAGCGCATCGGCAGCAAAACGCTGGTGTATTACCTCTGCTCAACGGCAGTGGCGATCTCGATCGGGTTGATATTCGCCAATATTTTTCAGCCGGGCAGTGGCATGTCTCCTGATGTGCAGGCAAAATTGCTGGAAAGTTACGGCGGTGCCGCCGGCGAAAAAGTGGCTGCGGCACAGGGCAGCGTATCGATTGTCGATACATTTTTGAATATGATACCCAAAAATCCGGTGGAAGCGTTAGCTTCTGCCAGCATGTTGCAGGTGATCTTTTTTTCGATAATGACCGGTATCGCACTGACCATTTTGCCGAAAGACAAAGCTCAGCCGGTGATCAATTTTTTTGACGGTTTGTTCGAAGCGATGATCAAAATTGTGGTGATCGTGATTGAAATTGCGCCGTACGGCGTGTTCGCGCTCATCGCGGATGCTGTCGGTAGCTTCGGGCTGGAAATTCTGGCATCGCTGTTAAAATATACGCTGGTTACCGCAGTCGCATTGTTTGCAGTGCTGATGATTTATCCGTTTGTTGTCAAACTGTTCTCCGGAATGAGCCCCAGGATGTTTATGCGCGGTATTCGTCCGGCGCAGCTGGTGGCATTCAGCACCAGTTCCAGCGGCGCAACGCTGCCCGTTACGATGGAATGTTCGGAAGATAATCTTGGTGTTTCCAAAGAGGTTGCCAGCTTTATTTTGCCGCTCGGCGCAACTGTAAACATGGACGGAACGGCGTTGTACCAGGGTGTGGCAACCATTTTTATTGCACAGGTTTATGGCATTCCGCTGGATTTAGGCGCACAATTGATGGTGGTGCTCACCGCTACGCTGGCATCCATCGGCACTGCTGCTGCGCCGGGAGTCGGCATTTTGATGCTGGTGATAGTGTTGCAGCAAGTTGGTGTTCCGCTGGAAGGCATTGCGCTGATTTTGGCGGTTGATCGATTACTCGATATGCTCCGGACAGTTGTGAACATCACCAGCGATGCAACTGCATCGGTAATTGTTGCCGCAACCGAAGGCCAACTGCATGAGCCGCCGAACGAAAGCAAGGGGGTATAAACCCAAACAAAACAGCAAGTTGTGATTTTTTTAAAAGGAGTTGGAATAATGACAGATAAAAATAAGGATCAGCCCCAGGTTAATAAAGCGCCAAGCTATTCATCGGATAAAAGTAACGGGAAACGCAATCAATCTCCGCAAATTTACCTGAACCTGAATGTTCGGGGATTGCCGCAATCCGCCACGCTGACCATCAATGAATTGAGCGCTTCGCTGATCAAAAACGGTAAAAAAGTATATAAATTGGGATTGGGACAATCGCCTTTTCCGGTACCGGAGGAAGTCGTTGCTGCGCTGCAAACGCACGCTCACGAAAAAGATTATTTGCCGGTGAAGGGATTGCCGGAGCTCCGGGCCGCAGTTGCCGGGTTCCATCGCCGCAAAGAAGGTATCAATTTTAAAGCTGAAAATGTACTGATTGGCCCGGGTTCCAAAGAATTGATGTTTATTGTTCAGCTCGTGTATTACGGTGATTTGGTGATACCGACGCCCAGTTGGGTATCGTACGCACCGCAGGCGCAGATTATCGGGCGGCACATTCGTTGGGTGCCCACCCGGTTGACCAATAGCCTGAACCTCATGCCGGAAGATTTGGAAAAATTGTGCGAACCCGATCCCGATCGCCCGAGAATTGTTATCCTCAATTACCCCAATAATCCCAGTGGCAGCACTTACACGACGGATGAACTGAAAGCAATTGCCAAAGTTGCCCGCAAATATCGTATCATTTTAATTTCCGATGAGATTTATGGCGAGATGCACCACAAAGGGCAGCATGTTTCCATCGCGCGATTTTATCCGGAAGGCACAATTATCAGCAGTGGATTGAGCAAATGGTGTGGTGCCGGCGGCTGGCGATTGGGCACTTTTACGTTCCCGGAATCCTTGAATTGGTTGCGCGATGCCATGTCTGTGGTCGCCAGCGAAACCTTTACGGCAACATCTGCGCCGATTCAATATGCCGCCGTGCAGGCGTTCAATGGCAGCGAAAAAATTGAGAAGTATCTGGCGCGATCCCGGAAATTGCTCAGTGCGTTAGGACGCTATCTCGCCCGGCGGCTTCAAAAAGCCGGCGTTGCGTTACCGGAGCCAAAAGGCGGATTTTATTTATACGCCAATTTTAACTCATTTCGCGAAGCACTGAATCGCCGGGGAATTTATACCAGCGATGAACTTTGCCATCAATTGCTCAACGATACCGGCGTTGCCATTTTGCCGGGCAGCGTATTTGGCAGCCAGCCGGAAACGTTGACCGCCCGGTTGGCTTATGTGGATTTTGATGGCGAAAAAGCCTTGGCAGGTGTTGCGACATTGCCACCTGCCAAAGTTATCGATGTAGAATTTTTGCGGGAATATTGCCCGAATGTTGTTACCGCTGTGGACCTGATTTGCGATTGGCTGGCTACAAAATAATCACTTTTGATCACGAAACGGGCGTTGGGCGCGACGTTCGTTTCGTTGCGCCTCATTCAGCTTTTTGAATGTTGCCT of Calditrichia bacterium contains these proteins:
- a CDS encoding dicarboxylate/amino acid:cation symporter, producing MFQKLFEMELHTKIILGMILGGFAGFIYGNEIVEVKPVGTAFIRLIQMIVVPLVLASLISGTASLGDIKKMKRIGSKTLVYYLCSTAVAISIGLIFANIFQPGSGMSPDVQAKLLESYGGAAGEKVAAAQGSVSIVDTFLNMIPKNPVEALASASMLQVIFFSIMTGIALTILPKDKAQPVINFFDGLFEAMIKIVVIVIEIAPYGVFALIADAVGSFGLEILASLLKYTLVTAVALFAVLMIYPFVVKLFSGMSPRMFMRGIRPAQLVAFSTSSSGATLPVTMECSEDNLGVSKEVASFILPLGATVNMDGTALYQGVATIFIAQVYGIPLDLGAQLMVVLTATLASIGTAAAPGVGILMLVIVLQQVGVPLEGIALILAVDRLLDMLRTVVNITSDATASVIVAATEGQLHEPPNESKGV
- a CDS encoding aminotransferase class I/II-fold pyridoxal phosphate-dependent enzyme; the protein is MTDKNKDQPQVNKAPSYSSDKSNGKRNQSPQIYLNLNVRGLPQSATLTINELSASLIKNGKKVYKLGLGQSPFPVPEEVVAALQTHAHEKDYLPVKGLPELRAAVAGFHRRKEGINFKAENVLIGPGSKELMFIVQLVYYGDLVIPTPSWVSYAPQAQIIGRHIRWVPTRLTNSLNLMPEDLEKLCEPDPDRPRIVILNYPNNPSGSTYTTDELKAIAKVARKYRIILISDEIYGEMHHKGQHVSIARFYPEGTIISSGLSKWCGAGGWRLGTFTFPESLNWLRDAMSVVASETFTATSAPIQYAAVQAFNGSEKIEKYLARSRKLLSALGRYLARRLQKAGVALPEPKGGFYLYANFNSFREALNRRGIYTSDELCHQLLNDTGVAILPGSVFGSQPETLTARLAYVDFDGEKALAGVATLPPAKVIDVEFLREYCPNVVTAVDLICDWLATK